One window from the genome of Cyprinus carpio isolate SPL01 chromosome B1, ASM1834038v1, whole genome shotgun sequence encodes:
- the LOC122135803 gene encoding stonustoxin subunit alpha-like: protein MPLTKSLLARCGECQKTAPGYACDLTLDPNTINTQLMLSDEKRKIIHVTEPQQYPDHPERFDGCEQVLCVESLTGRCYWEAEWSGKGADIVVSYKGIRRKGVSDCWFGYNDKSWSLYCCTNEFTIWHNNMSNNIPFPLSSNRVGVYLDWSAGSLSFYSVSNTHTLTHLHTFNTTFTEPLYAGFAVYADSSVSLVSD from the exons GTGTGGTGAATGTCAAAAAACTGCCCCAGGCT ATGcatgtgatctcacactggatccaaacaccaTAAACACTCAACTCATGTTGTCTGATGAGAAGAGGAAGATCATACATGTGACAGAGCCACAGcagtatcctgatcatccagagagatttgatgGCTGTGAGCAGGTTCTGTGTGTTgagagtctgactggacgctgttactgggaggctgaATGGAGTGGGAAGGGGGCTGATATAGTAGTGTCATATAAAGGCATCAGGAGGAAAGGAGTGAGTGATTGCTGGTTTGGATACAATGACAAATCCTGGAGTCTGTACTGTTGTACTAATGAATTCACCATCTGGCACAATAATATGAGCAATAATATACCCTTCCCTTTATCCTCTAATAGAGTAGGAGTGTATCTGGACTGGTCAGCCGgctctctgtccttctacagcgtctctaacacacacacactcacacacttacacacattcaacaccacattcactgaaccccttTATGCTGGATTTGCAGTTTATGCTGATTCTTCAGTGTCTCTTGTGTCTGATTAA